In Flavobacterium lacustre, a genomic segment contains:
- a CDS encoding 1-acyl-sn-glycerol-3-phosphate acyltransferase: MQKFDAIRPFYDSEVNEALQNVIHHPMMKALMNFSFPEVEDEVWKEQLKKTHSIRDFQCNFIYQSVQKILEKSSEGLTTSGFEHLEKNTSYLFISNHRDILLDTTLLNAALFEHGFVMTASAIGDNLVKKTFLSILAKLNRNFLVLRGLTPREMLQSSKLLSEYIRQLLLHENRSVWIAQREGRTKDGNDATNPGVLKMLGMASDETNLMNYFKKIKIVPVSISYEYDPTDVLKMPQLMAEANNEIYIKEKNEDFMTILSGVMGQKKRIHIHVGKVLDSEIDTIAAENDNGNKQIQALAQVIDDAILTNYKLWPTNYIAYDIVNKTNAYSHLYTENEKSLFERRLEMRIDHDNPIALEGFLAMYANPVVNKLKYTHAN; the protein is encoded by the coding sequence ATGCAGAAATTTGACGCTATTCGTCCATTTTACGATTCAGAAGTAAACGAGGCACTTCAAAACGTGATCCATCATCCTATGATGAAGGCATTGATGAATTTTTCTTTCCCTGAGGTTGAAGATGAGGTTTGGAAAGAACAACTCAAAAAAACGCACTCTATCCGCGATTTTCAATGTAATTTTATTTACCAATCCGTTCAAAAAATACTTGAAAAAAGTTCTGAAGGCTTGACGACTTCCGGCTTTGAACATTTAGAAAAAAACACCTCTTATTTGTTTATTTCAAATCACAGAGATATTCTTTTGGATACCACATTATTAAATGCAGCTTTGTTTGAGCATGGATTTGTAATGACAGCTTCGGCGATTGGCGATAATTTAGTCAAAAAAACGTTTTTGAGCATATTGGCTAAATTAAACCGAAACTTTTTGGTATTAAGAGGCTTGACGCCAAGGGAGATGTTGCAAAGTTCTAAATTATTATCCGAGTATATTAGGCAGTTATTGTTGCACGAAAACCGCTCTGTTTGGATCGCACAACGAGAAGGAAGAACTAAAGACGGGAACGACGCGACAAATCCTGGGGTTTTAAAAATGCTTGGAATGGCATCGGATGAAACCAATCTGATGAATTATTTTAAGAAAATTAAAATTGTACCCGTTTCCATTTCATACGAATACGATCCGACGGATGTTTTGAAAATGCCTCAATTGATGGCAGAAGCCAATAATGAAATTTACATCAAAGAAAAAAATGAAGATTTCATGACTATTCTGAGTGGAGTGATGGGGCAAAAGAAACGAATTCACATTCATGTAGGTAAAGTTTTAGATTCGGAAATTGATACCATTGCAGCAGAAAATGATAATGGAAATAAGCAAATACAAGCTTTGGCACAAGTTATAGATGATGCAATATTGACTAATTACAAGCTTTGGCCAACGAATTATATTGCTTACGATATTGTAAACAAGACTAACGCCTATTCTCATTTATATACTGAAAACGAAAAATCACTTTTTGAACGCAGATTAGAGATGCGAATTGATCACGACAATCCAATTGCTTTAGAAGGATTTTTGGCGATGTATGCCAATCCTGTCGTGAATAAATTAAAATATACTCATGCCAATTAA
- a CDS encoding asparaginase has translation MPIKAKILLIYTGGTIGMKKDFETGALKAFNFSKLLQRIPELKLLDCEIETISFEKPIDSSNMNPEKWADIATIIEDNYNSYDGFVVLHGSDTMSYSASALSFMLENLSKPVIFTGSQLPIGDLRTDAKENLITAIQIASLRENGNPVISEVCLYFEYKLYRGNRTTKTNAEHFRAFISPNYPHLIESGVHLKMNKDLFLPLKKDLKLKVHKTLDTNVVIVKMFPGMSETVLAAILNISNLKGIVLETYGAGNAPTEDWFIRLLTQAIQNGIQVVNVTQCSAGSVNMGQYETSSAMKKIGVISGKDITTEAAITKLMYLLGHTIVQNDFKTVFETPLRGEIG, from the coding sequence ATGCCAATTAAGGCAAAAATCCTTTTGATTTATACCGGTGGAACCATTGGTATGAAAAAAGATTTTGAAACCGGTGCGCTTAAGGCTTTCAATTTTAGTAAATTATTGCAAAGAATTCCGGAGTTAAAACTCTTGGATTGCGAAATTGAAACAATTTCTTTTGAAAAGCCAATCGATTCATCGAACATGAATCCCGAAAAATGGGCGGATATTGCGACTATCATCGAGGATAATTATAATTCTTATGATGGATTTGTGGTGCTTCATGGTTCGGATACCATGTCTTATTCAGCATCAGCATTGAGTTTTATGCTCGAAAATTTATCGAAACCGGTAATATTCACCGGCTCTCAATTGCCTATTGGCGATTTGCGGACAGATGCCAAAGAAAATTTAATTACTGCGATTCAAATTGCTTCTTTGCGAGAAAACGGGAATCCGGTTATCAGTGAAGTCTGTCTCTATTTTGAATATAAATTGTATAGAGGCAATAGAACTACAAAGACAAATGCAGAGCATTTCAGAGCCTTTATTTCTCCGAATTATCCACATTTAATTGAGTCCGGCGTACATTTAAAAATGAACAAAGACTTATTCCTGCCTTTAAAAAAGGATTTGAAACTCAAAGTACATAAAACCTTAGATACCAATGTTGTTATTGTTAAAATGTTTCCCGGAATGAGCGAAACCGTTTTGGCGGCCATACTCAATATTTCTAATCTGAAAGGAATAGTTTTAGAAACTTACGGAGCAGGAAATGCGCCTACTGAGGACTGGTTTATTCGTCTTTTGACCCAAGCAATTCAAAACGGAATTCAAGTCGTAAATGTCACGCAATGTTCCGCAGGAAGTGTGAACATGGGACAATATGAAACGAGTTCGGCAATGAAAAAAATTGGAGTGATTTCGGGAAAAGATATTACGACTGAAGCAGCAATTACAAAATTGATGTATTTGTTAGGGCATACTATTGTTCAAAACGACTTCAAAACAGTATTTGAAACTCCTTTGCGTGGAGAAATAGGATAA
- a CDS encoding site-specific integrase, translating into MKTTISILFYLKRAKVNPKGLVPIFQRITVNGKRIDKSTGKYIDPLKWSVEGAKMKGTSEEARTVNSHLDILKAKVLDAEKELQRYGENVVAENIKNKINGIEERERMLLQIFQEHNDKMEVLVGQEYAAGTLERYKTSLSHTKDFIKWKYSLQDINILKIDHVFVTEYDFYLRSVRKCANNTTVKYIKNFMKVIRICLSNGWIDKDPFINYKAKTKEVDRFFLTEEQIHAIENKELHTTRLNQVRDIFLFSCYTGLAYVDVKNLTNENISLGIDGVKWIFTNRQKTKIQSNIPLLPLAEEMIKKYANNPKCINEGKLMPVLSNQRMNSYLKEIADLCGIEKELTFHIARHTFATTILLSNGVAMESVSKMLGHTNIKTTQHYAKILNKKVSEDMMSLRTKLSQKEAEKNREIS; encoded by the coding sequence ATGAAAACAACAATCTCAATTCTCTTTTACTTAAAGAGAGCCAAAGTAAATCCAAAAGGGTTAGTTCCCATTTTTCAAAGAATCACTGTTAATGGGAAACGAATTGACAAAAGTACAGGTAAATATATTGATCCACTTAAATGGTCAGTTGAGGGAGCTAAAATGAAAGGGACTTCGGAAGAAGCAAGAACAGTAAATAGTCACCTAGATATTTTAAAAGCTAAAGTTTTAGATGCTGAAAAGGAATTGCAGCGATATGGTGAAAATGTAGTTGCAGAAAATATCAAAAACAAAATCAATGGTATTGAAGAAAGAGAAAGAATGTTGCTTCAAATATTTCAAGAGCATAATGATAAAATGGAAGTTTTAGTTGGTCAGGAATATGCTGCAGGAACATTAGAACGCTACAAGACCTCATTAAGTCATACTAAGGATTTTATCAAATGGAAATATAGTCTTCAGGATATTAATATTCTTAAAATTGACCATGTATTTGTTACCGAATATGATTTTTATTTAAGAAGTGTTCGTAAATGTGCTAACAATACGACAGTAAAGTATATTAAAAATTTCATGAAAGTTATTAGGATATGTTTGTCCAATGGGTGGATTGATAAAGACCCGTTTATCAACTACAAAGCAAAGACTAAGGAAGTAGATCGATTTTTCCTAACAGAAGAACAGATTCACGCTATCGAAAATAAAGAACTGCACACAACAAGATTGAATCAAGTGAGAGATATTTTCTTGTTTAGTTGTTACACGGGATTGGCTTATGTCGATGTAAAGAATCTGACTAATGAAAATATCAGTTTAGGGATTGATGGTGTAAAATGGATATTTACCAACAGGCAAAAAACAAAAATCCAGTCGAATATTCCGTTGTTACCATTAGCAGAAGAAATGATAAAAAAATATGCAAATAATCCTAAATGTATCAATGAAGGGAAATTAATGCCAGTGTTAAGTAATCAGAGAATGAACAGTTATTTAAAGGAAATAGCCGATTTATGTGGTATCGAGAAAGAACTCACGTTTCATATCGCCAGACATACTTTTGCAACTACCATTTTATTGAGTAATGGCGTCGCCATGGAGAGTGTAAGCAAAATGCTTGGCCATACTAACATAAAAACAACGCAGCACTATGCAAAGATTTTGAACAAGAAAGTGAGTGAGGATATGATGTCTTTAAGAACCAAATTAAGCCAAAAGGAGGCTGAAAAAAACCGTGAAATCTCATAA